The following coding sequences lie in one Cannabis sativa cultivar Pink pepper isolate KNU-18-1 chromosome 5, ASM2916894v1, whole genome shotgun sequence genomic window:
- the LOC115715682 gene encoding type III polyketide synthase A produces the protein MSRVEGNGATKQYPERTRRIPTPGKATIIAMGKAFPSQLIPQECLVEGYIRDTKCQDISIKEKLERLCKTTTVKTRYTVMSKDILEKYPELATEGSPTIAQRLEIANPAVVEMAMEASLACIKEWGRPAQDITHIVYVSSSEIRLPGGDLYLASQLGLKNDVGRVMLYFLGCYGGVTGLRVAKDIAENNPGSRVLLTTSETTILGFRPPNQARPYDLVGAALFGDGAAAVIVGTDPVKGIECPFMELNYAVQQFLPETHNVINGKLSEEGINFKLGRDLPQKIEENIEEFCKKLMAKAQLKDYNELFWAVHPGGPAILNKLETTLKLSSDKLQCSRRALMDYGNVSSNTIFYVIENMRELLKRGGEEWGLGLAFGPGITFEGVLIRSL, from the exons ATGTCAAGAGTTGAAGGCAATGGAGCTACTAAGCAATATCCAGAACGGACTAGGCGCATTCCCACACCAGGGAAAGCAACTATCATTGCAATGGGCAAAGCCTTCCCTAGCCAACTTATTCCTCAGGAATGCTTAGTGGAAGGCTACATTCGGGACACTAAATGCCAAGATATCTCCATTAAGGAAAAACTCGAGCGTCTGT GCAAAACTACAACTGTTAAGACAAGGTACACAGTGATGTCCAAGGACATCCTAGAAAAGTACCCTGAATTAGCAACTGAGGGCTCTCCAACAATAGCACAAAGGCTTGAGATTGCCAACCCTGCAGTGGTGGAGATGGCCATGGAAGCCAGCCTCGCCTGCATCAAGGAATGGGGAAGACCAGCACAAGATATCACCCACATTGTCTATGTCTCCTCAAGCGAGATAAGATTACCCGGTGGTGACCTCTACCTTGCCAGCCAGCTCGGCTTAAAGAATGATGTTGGCCGCGTTATGCTCTACTTTCTTGGCTGCTACGGTGGTGTCACTGGTCTTCGAGTTGCCAAGGACATAGCCGAAAACAACCCTGGAAGCCGAGTTTTGTTAACCACTTCTGAAACAACAATACTTGGATTCCGGCCACCAAATCAGGCACGCCCTTATGATCTCGTTGGAGCTGCACTCTTTGGTGATGGAGCTGCGGCTGTTATAGTTGGAACTGACCCGGTAAAAGGTATTGAATGTCCTTTCATGGAACTCAATTATGCTGTCCAACAGTTCTTGCCTGAGACTCATAATGTCATAAATGGTAAGCTCTCTGAAGAAGGTATAAACTTTAAGCTCGGGAGAGATCTTCCTCAGAAGATAGAAGAAAACATTGAGGAATTTTGCAAGAAGCTCATGGCCAAGGCTCAGCTGAAGGACTACAATGAACTTTTCTGGGCTGTTCATCCTGGTGGACCAGCCATTCTTAATAAGCTAGAGACTACTTTGAAACTGAGCAGTGATAAGCTTCAATGCAGTAGAAGGGCCTTGATGGATTATGGAAATGTGAGCAGCAATACTATATTTTATGTCATAGAGAATATGAGGGAGCTTTTGAAGAGAGGAGGAGAAGAGTGGGGGCTTGGCTTGGCATTTGGACCTGGCATTACCTTTGAAGGAGTTCTCATTCGAAGCCTTTAA